One segment of Dermochelys coriacea isolate rDerCor1 chromosome 5, rDerCor1.pri.v4, whole genome shotgun sequence DNA contains the following:
- the CCIN gene encoding calicin has protein sequence MRMQFTEKNHNSLVLQALNKQRKNREFCDVVLSVDQQVFSAHLNVLAAVSTHVKNLISSNDMKIGDELFIIIDANFLNPTLVEQLLDYFYTGKVLVSEKNVEELLKGANYFNSESLRAHCSDFLLRSLKKNNCLCYLFLANTYELKEVANSAYAGIRDNFHYWSGPEGISDLLRCPHQIFGKLLRDENLHVQNEDQAFLALLQWVKHKRGERDKYFKKFFPYIHLTGVSTKTLLAASHEVLLFESHSVPLAQMETILSDRKQESPQSLLLFQRKGALMDSVVILGGQKKHGRFNDGVFAYIIEENMWLKLTEMPYKAAALSATSVGRYIYVSGGTTEQISGLKTAWRYDIDNNSWTKLPDLPIGLVFHTMVTCGGVVYSVGGSTAPRKYVSNIYKYDERKEKWTLAGKMSIPMDATALITKEDKSIYIVTGRCLVNGRFSRVGMVDCFDTQTGEVVQYLTFPIEFNHKPLLSFQQDNILSVQSHKQSLNINLQKIKANKSMNTVPLLPNNYTLDLSHAVCSIGDNKVFVCGGIICAGDKRSEDYSVNPNAYLLDQKTGEWKVLSDPLEALDCPACCTVKLPCKILQKIVIS, from the coding sequence ATGAGGATGCAGTTCACAGAAAAGAACCACAACAGCTTGGTCTTGCAGGCCCTCAACAAGCAGAGAAAGAATAGGGAATTCTGCGACGTGGTACTCAGTGTGGACCAGCAGGTCTTCTCTGCCCACCTCAATGTTTTGGCAGCTGTGTCTACCCACGTGAAGAATCTGATCTCAAGCAATGACATGAAGATAGGTGATGAGCTCTTTATCATCATCGATGCTAATTTCCTGAACCCTACCTTGGTGGAGCAGCTGCTGGACTATTTCTACACTGGTAAGGTGCTGGTGTCTGAGAAGAATGTGGAGGAGTTGCTGAAGGGGGCTAACTACTTCAACTCAGAGTCTCTAAGAGCCCACTGCTCTGACTTCCTCCTTAGGTCCCTCAAGAAGAACAACTGCCTGTGCTACCTGTTCCTAGCCAACACTTATGAGCTGAAAGAGGTGGCAAACAGTGCCTATGCTGGTATCCGTGACAACTTCCACTACTGGTCGGGCCCAGAGGGAATTTCAGACCTCCTGCGCTGCCCCCACCAGATCTTTGGCAAGCTGCTAAGGGATGAGAACCTTCATGTGCAGAATGAGGATCAAGCCTTCCTTGCCCTGCTCCAATGGGTGAAACACAAAAGGGGAGAAAGAGATAAGTATTTCAAAAAGTTCTTCCCCTATATTCATTTAACTGGTGTCTCAACCAAGACGTTGCTGGCTGCCAGCCACGAAGTGCTGCTGTTTGAGAGTCACTCTGTCCCCCTGGCTCAGATGGAGACCATTTTGAGTGACAGAAAGCAAGAAAGTCCTCAAAGTCTGCTGCTTTTCCAAAGAAAGGGGGCCTTAATGGACTCAGTGGTGATTTTAGGAGGCCAGAAAAAGCATGGTAGATTCAATGATGGGGTTTTTGCTTACATTATTGAGGAGAACATGTGGCTAAAACTAACGGAGATGCCATATAAAGCAGCCGCTCTCAGTGCAACTTCAGTCGGGAGGTACATCTACGTCTCTGGAGGAACAACAGAGCAGATATCTGGCTTAAAGACTGCCTGGAGGTATGATATAGATAACAACTCTTGGACTAAATTGCCTGATCTGCCCATAGGTTTGGTCTTCCATACCATGGTGACATGTGGGGGAGTGGTGTACTCTGTAGGAGGCAGCACAGCCCCAAGAAAATATGTCTCTAACATCTACAAGTATGACGAGAGGAAAGAGAAGTGGACACTGGCTGGGAAGATGAGCATTCCTATGGATGCAACTGCATTGATCACAAAGGAAGACAAGTCTATTTATATTGTGACGGGAAGATGCCTGGTCAATGGGCGTTTCTCCCGAGTAGGGATGGTGGATTGTTTTGACACTCAGACAGGGGAAGTGGTACAGTACCTCAcctttcccattgaattcaatcaCAAACCTCTGTTGTCTTTTCAACAGGACAACATCCTGAGCGTACAAAGCCACAAACAAAGTCTGAACATAAACCTGCAGAAGATTAAAGCCAACAAGTCCATGAACACTGTGCCTCTCTTGCCAAATAACTATACTTTGGATTTGTCTCATGCGGTATGTTCTATTGGTGACAACAAGGTGTTCGTGTGTGGAGGCATCATTTGTGCAGGTGACAAGCGTTCTGAAGATTATTCTGTCAATCCAAATGCCTACTTGTTAGACCAAAAGACAGGGGAATGGAAAGTTTTGTCTGATCCTCTGGAAGCTCTGGATTGCCCAGCTTGCTGTACAGTTAAACTACCTTGCAAGATTCTCCAAAAAATTGTAATAAGttaa